Within Spinacia oleracea cultivar Varoflay chromosome 4, BTI_SOV_V1, whole genome shotgun sequence, the genomic segment atggggcgttgcagtaagggaCTTGACCGAATTAAGGCATTATTTTTGGGCATATTAAGTTTGGGTTGCAGTATAGacgccctctctctctctctcctttttctctcttctctgtcatcttttagggttttagtttttttttttttttgccgctTAGGCCGGAAACAGTctaatttcttcggaaattagactatttccgacCCTTCTTCTTGTGTTTCATTGTTTTTCTTTATGGTTTGTCTTGTTTTAgttttgttcccaatttattcttgggttgttcccaatttatttgggtttttcctagagttttctaggttcttgattctcatacATGTATGGgaattttttagggtttcaataattgggaaggagatttggattcatacaggtttagggtttatcatcaactcgtcgaTCAAAACAATTCGTGCGCAAATTGTGAAGGGCTCTACTTGGAAAGATGCGAAAACATCGAAAATCAATGCTCGCGTTAAGCTAGAAGCGGTGGAGTACGAGATGTGCTTTAGGatgcagaatagtaattgttttaattgtaacagttatgtattttctttgaatctgtGGTATACATATCTATTTTATCATTGTAGATGCCGTATGGCTGATTATTAATGAATTTGTTCTTCCccgtccaaaaaaaaaaaaaaaaaaaatccatcaaaaaaaaaaatatatattgttaAATTATTATCATCGGCGAGCCTTCCTTAGAGACCAAAAACCTTTTATAAGACCTTCCCCCCTCCAATTCTTAATTTCTATGCCGATTTCATTTTTGAAACTCAAATATTTTATCTAAAGATTGTTGGgagaaaaaaaaacacacatttAATTTGTTATTAGAGTCCCACAGATTATTATTTCGGTATTAAGAAGAAAGATGGCCCAACTAATTAAGTTAGGGGACCACGGAAACTGATCTTTGTATTGGATTAGCAGTTTTAATTACAAATTGCATACACAAGATAACACATCAGTCAGGATGGCCGAGTGGTCTAAGGCGCCAGACTCAAGTTCTGGTCTTCGTAAGAGGGCGTGGGTTCAAATCCCACTTCTGACATTTTTTTaagtaatatatttttttaccttatttcgGGTATATAATTCCTCCATCGACTTTATGCACTATTCCTATATTAACTCTTTTTTTACAAGCATATAAATACAAAGTAAtagataattaaagatattaacggTCAATTATGCATTGGCAAGTGTGAAATGGGATCAATTAATATATTTAGTTAccgataagtaaaaattataaaaaataaatttcgcAAGGTATCACACGAATCTAATAAGGTATCACATGCATATATATGTTAGATCactaaaaataaacaaaatagatTATGTGAATAATACAAAAACAAAGTGTTACAACTATTTTAAATCAGATAAAGTGTATCTTTATGCTTATAAGTGTCTAGAATGACTTCCCTCCGCCTCCTTTTCTTCCCCAGAGGCCGGGTATAGACTTTCCCCTCTTAGATGTTTGCATTAACGAAAACTCCGCGTGTTCTTTTTACTCGTGGCGTTATTTAAGTGTCAAATAAAAGTACGTactaacactacaagaatttgtatctttaacgacaacctaatcacgacgggtcaaaaatcccgtcgcaaaagtcttttacgacggggctaacaaccaaacaatgacgggaataaccgtcgcaaatgtgacgggtttacgacggatttacgacgggatttctattaacgaaggcccccttttatgacgggttcgcgagaggaaatcccgtcgttaatcaatgattattggcctttcgcgacgggatttcccatcgttaatagtacaatttcttgtagtgtaattaAATTAAAGTCACAAAATCCGGTAAGCCTTGTGCCCTTGTGTAATTATCTACAACTAAGTATATACCTATgaattatacttcgtattacaataacaaaattaatttgtttgttcatgTACATATATTTTGGTATGACAAAATCTAAAAAATTAAGCAAAACACATAAAAAGTCAACTTGTTCGACAAATAACGTTGGATACACATGTAGCTGAATGTCCGTACATGTCCAGCATATATAACTATATAAGTACGGAGTATTATCTTTATTCCCTAAATATGTGTCCATTTGCATATTATGCGATGTAAATGGTCACATATTTAGGGAATAATTTGGATACCCATAATTCAGATAGTGATTAAGTTCACATCATATCACAATTGaacatttatgttgaatatacTCTAAAATCCGGATTTTAATTAAGCCTTTTACAAGAATACCCTAGCTAGATTCCATGAAAACCACTTAAATTGAATGTCACGCCTTTAATAAGTTCCTAAATAAAAGGAGCAAATTAAATGGCCAACCATGTTTGATTTTCATTTTATCCTTTATTTTCTCAAAGGAATCATAAAAAGAATATCTAGCTGAAAGTACTGTACCAACTAGTACAACTTTAGCCACAAGGCCCACAacattaaataattcaaataataataattctcaAAACTTATACACTAAGGAAAAATATAGCCCGTGCCACAAATAATAATgttacttttattattttaaataattccaCACACTTACCATAAAATACAAAGTATATTCATTATTTCTATTTTCATCTTAACAAAAAAGAAAACCCTACTTTAAACAATTGTACGTAATAATATGACTAATTAAATATCACACGTCCTACAAAAACGTAGCCTTTTTTCTTCCTtttattgcaaaaaaaaaaaaacaataatctTAATTTAATTATTGTATTAATTACTAGTAATTAGTAGTATTTTTGCTGCTTGAGCTGAGAGTAAAATTTGTTAATGAAAGCCTCAGCAGCCAAATCCACATGTTTATTATCCTCCTCCGAATTCTTCACCGGAAAAGGCGAATCCGTTATCCTCAACTGCCGGACCGCCGGACTCCGTCCATACCCTAAACCAGGTAAAACCGGTGAAGCGGCGGCCAAAACACCGGTAACTTCTTCATCACGTAACATCATTTGTAGCACGTTGTTAACATCCTCTAGGTTAACATTCTCACCGTCTTCCAAAGGCAAGTATTTAgggcttttattttttttattcttgttggTGAAGTAATGGCGGTATAAAGGGGTGTTGCTGCAGCTGAACTCGTACTCCCGAGGGGGGCCACCGTCGTTGTTTGTGGGAGTAGCTAAGCCGACTTGGGAGGTGAATTCGTCGtgtttgtggtggtggtggtggtggaacaTTAGGTTTTTACCTAGGGCTTTACCGGCGAGTTTGCCGCGCTTCATCATCAAGTTGAGATCCATGAATAATTTTCTCTTGCATAAGCCTTTCTTTATCATGAAGATAGCTACTCTTACTATGTTCCATACTTTCTTTGATATTCCTGCAATATTTGGCTCCATTTTCCTTTAtgattttgttaatttgtttttgtatttgtaATTTTTGTTTGAGTATAAATGGAGAGTAAAAGAGAGTGTTTTTGTGTTTGAGTTAAATATAGAATTTGAGAATTTAATTGAAGACAAGGTTTTTGTTATGAGAAGAGAGGAGAAGGATGGAGAGGGGTATATATAGGAGGGgaaaaggttgattttttttttggaaaggtTAAAAAGATTGGAGttggtaataaaataaataaaagaaaataatatatATGGATCGGGTGCGTTTGCTTTAGGGGAGTGGGTGCGCTCAAGAAGTTTCAATTTTGCTTAACTCGTACAAAAACtacttttgttgaaatgttgaAAATTGAGACTTTGTTTCGTGGAATTATTGATGTTGTATTGTTTTTTTACGCAAGTaactaaggccctgttctgttcaccttatttctacTTACACTACAAAAagttgtaccattaacgacggaaaattccgtcgttaaaggccaataatcattgattaatgacgggattttctgtcgcTAACCCGttataaaagggggccgtcgctaatggaaaattccgtcgttaatcCGTAGTAAAAGaaatttgcgacggttgttcccgtctttgtttggttgttagacccgtcgcaaaagccttttgtgacgggatttttgacccgtcgtaattaggttgtcgttaaagatacaaatttttgtaatgttatttcaggaaaaataagtttagataacttcagataagataaattcagtaaaaataagggttgaccaagtacaactcataactaaaataagttttaataagttcagaaaaaataagtgaaaatcaggtgaatatatAAAACGCAACATTAGACATGTTTGAATTAGACCTGATCATGCATGGGCCCCTATTTCATGCCAAAACCCACTATTACGGGTTAATGATGGGCTTTCGGGCCGGGTCATGTAAGTTTTGAAATCGTGTCTGATATTTGTGATTTTCGAGTCCGATCAGGTTGATTTTAATCAGGTCTATTTTGAATATTAAAATAAGAGGGGCCAGGTAAGAAGGCTCAATATTAATACGAGAAAGATGGTCCTGAGTGTTAGTTTAAGCTAAGGAGTAATGCTCCGTAATATTTACTTTTTAGGCCCGTTGATTTTGTCAGAAAAAATTAGCATCTTATATTACTAAAATATGCAAATTAATGTTTACTTTGGAGTAGTATAATAGTATTAGAGGGGAACACCACTATTACCAATTGATTAAGGGTTATTTTTTGGTACTACAATGGAAAGAAGTACCAATAAAGGTCATCTCCGACTTTAGTTACGATAAAACATcatctaattttatttttctagttTTGATATGTGCACTGTTAAAGGTTAGTTATTGGTACTACAATAAGAATTAAATGTAATTAGTTTGGTAATTTacgaaaaaaattatattaaattcACACGTTCAATGTTattaaattaagaaaaattaaAGTATGTAGTGTTAATTAAAATATGTCTTGAATAGGTATGTCCCCCTCTCTGCAGGATCTCGTCGACCAGTCAGCGAGTTGGGGTCCAGGGATGACGCACCCTGGTTTGGGGTCCATGGGTAACGAGCCCTGTTTTTGGGGTTTGGGGACACAACgtgcactacaagaatttgtatctttaacgacaacctaattacgacgggtcaataatcccgtcgcaaaagctttTTGCGACGggcaaacaaccaaacaatgacgggaataaccgtcgcaaatttCATTTACGAtgggtttacgacggatttacgacgggatttctattaacgacggcccccttttatgacgggttcgcgacaggaaatcccgtcgttaatcaacgattattggcctttcgcgacgggattttccgtcgttaatagtacaatttcttgtagtggtgGTTAAAATTGAGGGTTCGGGAACAACAACCTCAAACATTACGGTACCTGTTACTATATTACGGAGTAGGGTTATCTATTTGAGCCTATTTTCTGGGTCTTTTGCATCTttctagagagtactatataaactatAAGCTAGTTGAATTATTCAATCTATACGTGCTCCTCAGGAATAGGTCAAGAATAATAAAACTTACATTTACTCTGTCTGTGGACGTAGCTGAGACATTGTTAATGAACCACGTTAAATATTTGTGCTCTTTATTTACGTTCTTTAAAATACGGCTTGCTTCCATTGTAACATGTAGTACGTAATTCTTAATTTAATTTGTCGACTTTAACTATCTACATATCTGCATactatctgaacttaactgaacttatctgaacttattttgtctgaaataagtcaaaataagtcgaacagaacaagGCCTAAAATTACAAATATAAAATTCCTCCTTTTgcaattaattttctttttagttcATGTATATTACAGAGTACTGTAGTACGTATTACACTATTACGTACGTAGTATTTGTCTAATGTctacctaattaaattagttATTCGGTAATTGCTGAAAAGATCGATGATATGTTTGGCCTGTCCCTCGTGTATGTGCCCTTTCAGTAGAGTCAACACTCCAACACAGTAGTACGTCCATATGTAATATCTACaagtacgaagtatatattaatatatacgaggtatatatataaaatactttttccgtcccttaatactcgcaccggtttgaccggtgcaaAGTTTAAGATATTTTAATTGACTTACTAATTTAATGGGTGCTAGTTGATAGCgaggtattttttaatataggtaGTGGAAAATgcatgtgtaaggggtggggagtggtgatgaagggtgtgaatttttaaatgattttttgtagggagtaggggtgtaggtgggttagtaggtaagtgatCGAGAGAAATAATATAACATTGGTAAaagtttccatttatagaagcggtgcaagtattaaggtacggcccgaaaagaaaagcggtgcgagtattaagggacggagggagtagtacttCTTCATTAACCGAATTGTACCAAAAAGTTTATTGAAAGTAAAATTTGAACAcgtatatatgttttattaaatcactacaagaatttgtatctttaacgacaatctaattacgacgggtcaaaaatcccgtcgcaaaagccttttgcgacggggctaacaaccaaacaatgacgggaataaccgtcgcaaatatcttttacgacgggtttacgacggatttacgacgggattttctattaacgacggcccccttttatgacgggttcacgacagGAAATCCGGTCGtaaatcaacgattattggcctttcacgacgggatttcccgtctttaatagtacaatttcttgtagggAATGATGTTCAGAGTCACTTCGGTTGCAATTTGAATATTGCATCTCTAGAATAACTACGTTATCCTCAACCAATATACCTAAATTCAACAGGAATTTATCGAGAAGGAATAAAATTAAACCCATCGTAACACAGTTATGGATCGTTTCTTTAAACCAGAAACCTTATACGTACGTAGTAAAATATTACAACGATCGAGTAatgtttatttaatagatttaATAGATGTGGTTTTACAGCTTGTAGTTGTAATTAGATGGAGATGGATTACCAAATGCAAACGTACGTCGTAGTTGTTTCTAGAATAAAGTAGTTATAATGCTTCTATCACTTACTAGTTACTACCATATATGGTGGCAGCAAAATCAAGCTGTGTGAATTGGAAATTCATCTTCATCCAGACTCAATATATGTACATACAATGTACTTGAGCTATGCCTAAGAATTAAGAAACCTAGCCTAGCTTGAATAATGTTTTTTTGGTAGAGTTTTTGTGCTCGTAAATATTTAgacaaatttgccaaatacaacctaataaaattCTCTATTTGTCAATCACAATCtcaaatttgccaaatacaacctaatcaaggcattatgacatcatcttacagatattatgtacttcataattatttttaataacattatgacatcatcttccggTGGATTTTTACCAGAAAATaatttcgggttgtaatttaaaattgacgtataagtttaaggttgtaattggcaaaaatagaaattcgaggttgtaattggcaaataaagaactttattaattattaggttgtatttgacaaatttgtcaaaattttaatgtgtttatttaaaaaaaaaaaaatcattttgatATTTGTTGGATGTCATTCAAATCGaccattttttaattaatatctctactctttctttttaaaaagGTACCCGTGCTATAATAGCATATGATTATCTTTTTCATTAAAATTTGGGTAACATATATTTGTATAGAAGTCAAAACATTTACTTGAGAGATGAGATATGTTTTAATTGTGACAGGTGTTAGAGTTGTGACTACGTAGCAGAAGGAAATTATAGATACATAGATTGATCGAGAAAGAATAAAATGAGATGAAATACATGACAACAAAAACAATAAAGATGAATATACACAATTTAATTAATGTACGAAAATTTTTCAAATAGAGGCAAATAAACCCACAGAGGACGAGCACCGAAAATGCGAAAATTCCGGTGAGAAATGGGCCAAGTATAATAATGTAATGTACACGTTACATGCAGGGCCGTCTATAGAGAGGTCTAATAAATCTTCAGCATAGGAGCCCCCAATTTTTGGATCCCAAAAATAATTAGTGGCAACTTACATAACCCAATTATTTGTTATATAATTAATTGTGTAAATGTGTCATAGGTTGCAAGATCAACTGTCAATATGTAcacctttttttttgttatttttaagtGTTACTAAGTACTTCGTATTTTATTAAGAAAAGAGCCTAcacgttaaaataaaataaaataagaacaaaCCTTTGAATTTTCAGAGACGGTCCTAGTTACacgtataaaattaataaaagtatATATGTCTAGTTAACTCTCATCCATAAACTTTAAGTCTCAATGTACAAACGAACCCTGCTTGTGATTAGCCAAAAACACTCTCTCTAAAACATTTCCCCTCTCTCTGCCAAAGAAGTAATCAattacagattattattattatttattatataattatttagttattaattaataattattctttagttattagttgacattttttattattatttattatttataacggtaatatattctgttaagttaagttcatttaagttcagttcagttcagttcagttcagttcaggagcattcagttcagttcaattcaattcaattcagtacagttcagttcaattcagttcaattcagctcTAAAAAAGAGGGCCGAAATacttttaaattttgattaaggGTTGCCACTTGCCACAATACCAGCTTTGTGgaaaattgattaagtagaccGTTGGATTAATTAGGTGTACGGTATCAACTTCATATACAAAGGCTTTGCTTTTTTGCTACTGGCTTTTCACTTTTTAGATTGCTTATCGTAGTACAATTTTTGACATAATGTTTTAAAATTATGTGTTCTAGAATTTTCCATGTCCACGTGGAAAATTTGTATGATATCGGTAAATTGTTTTTTTGGTTACGacacatataaatatataatatattaatatcCTTGTGTTTACGATGTATCTATATTTTACCTTACGTAAAATTAAATAACTAAATCTTGTCAAAGAAAGGGGTGTGAATAGTATTAAAGTCCAACTATGTTAACTAAATAAGAACAGATGGGTTATTTCATAAATAAGATTAAGGTTTTTTTGAATTACTCCTTTGATATACGGGGTATGATGTAGGATTGAATGTCACTTGTTTATTGGGTGCGTGTTGTCCTATTTCTTACAACGAGGGGTTGATCTCGGTAAAACATGTTTTGAAACTAAAATCAGATGATATAGTAGGAGAAAGTTAAATTAAAGGTTCGTttgtttcagaaaaaataagtatttTCA encodes:
- the LOC110792893 gene encoding uncharacterized protein, with amino-acid sequence MEPNIAGISKKVWNIVRVAIFMIKKGLCKRKLFMDLNLMMKRGKLAGKALGKNLMFHHHHHHKHDEFTSQVGLATPTNNDGGPPREYEFSCSNTPLYRHYFTNKNKKNKSPKYLPLEDGENVNLEDVNNVLQMMLRDEEVTGVLAAASPVLPGLGYGRSPAVRQLRITDSPFPVKNSEEDNKHVDLAAEAFINKFYSQLKQQKYY